A stretch of Edaphobacter lichenicola DNA encodes these proteins:
- a CDS encoding TetR/AcrR family transcriptional regulator, whose protein sequence is MPVFWKHGFADTSLQDLERATGVNKSGLYTEFRNKEDLFVACLRYYIESQGKRGLLTKEPLGWNNVESFLKNGPLNKGEQQGCFSINSMRELAILPNEAYGVVNDNLALVQRLLAMNIEVEKPKMAPSAIAEMVLSFFSGLCIERNLKSGKASSTRKIENFMTALRSL, encoded by the coding sequence ATGCCTGTCTTCTGGAAGCACGGGTTCGCGGACACAAGCCTGCAGGACCTGGAACGAGCCACAGGCGTGAACAAGTCAGGGCTGTATACGGAGTTCCGAAACAAGGAAGATCTTTTTGTGGCGTGCCTTCGGTACTACATTGAGAGCCAGGGAAAGAGGGGGCTTCTCACTAAGGAGCCTCTCGGCTGGAATAATGTCGAAAGTTTTCTCAAGAACGGGCCTCTCAACAAGGGGGAACAGCAGGGGTGCTTTTCTATCAACTCCATGCGAGAGCTGGCTATCCTTCCGAATGAGGCGTATGGGGTCGTGAACGACAATCTGGCGCTAGTGCAGCGCCTCCTCGCCATGAATATCGAAGTCGAAAAACCCAAGATGGCTCCTTCCGCAATTGCGGAGATGGTCCTGTCCTTTTTTTCTGGGTTGTGCATTGAGCGCAACCTCAAATCCGGCAAAGCGTCGTCGACCCGCAAGATCGAAAACTTCATGACGGCCCTTCGCAGTCTTTAA
- a CDS encoding SDR family NAD(P)-dependent oxidoreductase, with translation MSTLANKVALVTGGSRGIGAAIAKRLAADGASVVITYAKDAGAASAVVKAIELGGGKAIAIQADAADVKAVKSAVEKAVATFGQLDVLVNNAGTAIPKPFEETTQEEMDRVIDINIRGVFATTQAALKHMKDGGRIIMIGSAVGERAVAPGLVPYAATKGAVKMFTQALSREVGSRGITVNNVQPGPIDTDLNPASGDWAVPQKAATALNRYGHVEEIAAMVAFVAGPESPYITGANLTVDGGMNA, from the coding sequence ATGTCTACGTTGGCAAACAAAGTGGCACTCGTTACCGGCGGGTCCCGAGGCATTGGCGCAGCGATTGCAAAGCGTCTGGCTGCAGATGGAGCAAGCGTGGTCATCACATACGCGAAGGACGCAGGCGCGGCTTCCGCCGTGGTCAAAGCGATTGAACTTGGTGGCGGAAAAGCGATCGCGATCCAGGCGGATGCAGCCGACGTTAAAGCCGTCAAGAGTGCTGTCGAGAAGGCCGTTGCGACTTTCGGCCAGCTGGATGTGCTGGTGAACAATGCCGGCACGGCCATTCCGAAGCCGTTTGAGGAGACGACGCAGGAGGAGATGGATCGCGTGATCGACATTAACATCCGCGGCGTATTCGCCACCACACAGGCGGCGCTGAAGCACATGAAGGACGGTGGCCGCATCATCATGATCGGATCGGCGGTGGGAGAGCGTGCCGTTGCGCCCGGACTCGTGCCCTACGCCGCCACGAAGGGAGCCGTCAAGATGTTCACGCAGGCGTTATCCAGAGAGGTCGGGAGCCGGGGCATCACGGTCAACAACGTCCAGCCGGGTCCGATCGACACGGATCTGAATCCAGCCTCGGGCGATTGGGCGGTACCGCAGAAGGCAGCCACAGCACTCAATCGCTATGGGCACGTTGAGGAGATCGCCGCAATGGTGGCGTTCGTCGCCGGTCCTGAATCCCCATACATCACCGGGGCGAATCTGACCGTGGATGGCGGAATGAATGCCTGA
- a CDS encoding SDR family NAD(P)-dependent oxidoreductase → MTTLENKTALVTGASRGIGRATALALAEAGAHVLVHYGRSKQEAESLVAEIQRKGGHADAISADLGTPDGAALLAKQVHSIIGDRLDVLVLNAGISKSARIADYTVEDFDNLFAANVRGPFFLVQQLLPVLGEGSSIVAISSAVARTVVGKPGMENPSILAYASTKGALETLVKNWAAILGPRGIRVNAVAPGVIDTDMSNFTKTEAGREVTLGMQALKRIGKPEDIADAVAFMASDGARWITGASIPVDGGSKL, encoded by the coding sequence ATGACCACACTTGAAAATAAGACAGCGCTTGTGACTGGCGCATCGAGAGGAATTGGCCGCGCAACGGCGTTGGCGCTTGCTGAGGCTGGGGCGCACGTCCTGGTTCATTATGGCCGGTCAAAACAGGAAGCAGAGTCTCTGGTTGCCGAAATCCAGAGGAAAGGCGGACACGCAGATGCAATCTCAGCGGACCTGGGAACCCCGGACGGTGCCGCACTGCTCGCCAAACAGGTGCACTCCATTATCGGCGATCGATTGGATGTGCTTGTGCTCAACGCTGGAATCAGCAAGTCGGCGCGCATCGCAGATTACACGGTAGAGGATTTTGACAACCTCTTTGCCGCAAACGTCCGAGGCCCGTTCTTCCTGGTGCAGCAACTACTGCCCGTTCTAGGTGAGGGTTCAAGTATTGTTGCTATCTCCTCTGCGGTAGCTCGTACAGTGGTTGGCAAACCCGGCATGGAAAATCCGTCGATTCTTGCTTACGCCTCTACGAAAGGGGCACTTGAGACTCTGGTCAAGAACTGGGCAGCTATTCTAGGGCCGCGCGGCATACGCGTTAACGCTGTCGCTCCTGGCGTCATCGATACGGATATGTCGAATTTTACGAAGACGGAAGCAGGCCGCGAGGTCACGCTTGGAATGCAGGCATTGAAGCGAATCGGCAAGCCAGAGGATATTGCAGACGCAGTCGCTTTTATGGCATCCGACGGGGCGCGCTGGATCACGGGTGCCAGTATTCCCGTCGATGGCGGTTCGAAGCTTTAA
- a CDS encoding oxidoreductase, with protein sequence MTKQEIQADFARAARNALDAGFDGVQILANYLYLISRFLNATTNLRKDEYGGSLESRLRFLFEIVESVMGEVEAQQVGVKISPMHEGGASGQRRDPASHRIRNSEAYAALVLETTTCEAPGEAVV encoded by the coding sequence CTGACGAAGCAGGAGATTCAAGCGGACTTCGCGCGAGCTGCGCGAAACGCGCTGGACGCCGGCTTCGATGGTGTCCAGATCCTTGCGAACTATCTCTATCTGATCTCGCGGTTTCTGAATGCCACCACCAATCTGCGCAAAGACGAGTACGGCGGAAGCCTGGAAAGTCGGTTGCGTTTTCTTTTCGAGATTGTCGAGTCGGTCATGGGTGAGGTCGAAGCACAACAGGTTGGAGTCAAGATCAGCCCCATGCACGAAGGCGGTGCATCAGGCCAACGACGAGACCCTGCCAGTCACCGAATACGCAATTCAGAAGCATACGCCGCGCTGGTGCTCGAGACTACAACCTGTGAGGCGCCTGGAGAGGCGGTGGTTTAG
- a CDS encoding IS6 family transposase: MKELFAGRHFDREIIVLCVRWYLRYKLSLRDLVAMMAERGLDIAHTTIMRWVQRYVPEFEKRWNGYARRSGRSWRVDETYLKVRGRWVYLYRAVDRDGNIVDFRLSPKRDVAAAKAFFRKALRTQLRAPVSITLDGYAASHRAVREIPNEDEAWKRTKLRSSKYLNNLIEQDYRGIKSRTRPMLGFKNFDYAAITITGVELLHRIRKGQFALHRLNLKDRAAPAI; encoded by the coding sequence ATGAAGGAGCTATTTGCGGGGCGACATTTTGATCGCGAGATCATCGTCTTGTGCGTGCGCTGGTATCTCCGCTACAAACTCAGCCTCCGTGATCTAGTCGCGATGATGGCCGAACGCGGGTTGGATATTGCGCATACCACGATCATGCGCTGGGTACAGAGATATGTTCCGGAGTTCGAGAAGCGCTGGAATGGCTATGCACGCAGGAGCGGTCGCTCGTGGCGTGTTGACGAGACGTATCTGAAGGTCCGTGGCCGTTGGGTCTACCTGTATCGCGCCGTCGACCGGGATGGCAACATCGTCGACTTCCGACTGAGTCCGAAGCGGGATGTAGCAGCGGCCAAGGCCTTTTTCCGCAAAGCGCTTCGCACGCAGCTGCGCGCACCTGTCAGCATCACGCTTGACGGCTATGCCGCTTCGCATCGAGCAGTGCGTGAAATTCCAAACGAAGACGAGGCATGGAAGCGGACCAAACTGCGATCGTCGAAATACTTGAACAATCTGATCGAACAGGATTATCGGGGTATCAAGTCCCGAACCAGGCCCATGCTCGGCTTCAAGAACTTCGACTACGCCGCCATCACAATCACCGGCGTCGAACTGCTCCACCGTATTCGCAAAGGTCAATTTGCCCTGCATCGCCTGAATCTCAAAGACAGAGCTGCGCCTGCGATCTGA
- a CDS encoding CAP domain-containing protein: MISLQKSRLRHFALATLLLSAAHLLPAQTFESSANLTVAEQYLLAAANQDRINQGLQPLRFDPVLAEASQVHAREMADHAEISHQFDGEPALAARGANAGAHFSLITENVAEAPTSVIIHNLWMHSPGHRANLLDPNVDSIGIAIVTRDHQLYAVEDFASTVQTLSLNQQERTVASVIAQSGMRVAETTAEARQTCTMSSGYAGSRQPWYIMRYTAGSLNEIPSQLKSKLASGKYHQAVVGACSVNRNGPFTAYNIAVLLYP; this comes from the coding sequence ATGATTTCATTGCAGAAATCTCGCCTCCGCCACTTCGCGCTGGCCACCCTGCTGCTCTCGGCGGCGCACCTCCTCCCGGCCCAGACCTTCGAATCCTCAGCAAATCTCACCGTAGCCGAGCAATACCTCCTCGCCGCCGCCAACCAGGATCGCATCAATCAAGGACTTCAGCCACTTCGCTTCGACCCCGTCCTCGCCGAGGCCTCCCAGGTCCACGCCCGCGAGATGGCCGACCACGCCGAAATCTCCCACCAGTTCGACGGCGAACCCGCACTCGCGGCCCGCGGAGCCAATGCTGGCGCACACTTCAGCCTCATCACAGAAAACGTAGCCGAAGCCCCCACCTCCGTCATCATCCACAATCTCTGGATGCACTCGCCCGGCCACCGCGCCAATCTTCTAGATCCCAACGTAGACTCCATAGGAATCGCCATCGTCACCCGCGATCACCAGCTCTACGCAGTAGAAGACTTCGCCAGCACCGTTCAAACCCTGTCGCTTAACCAGCAGGAGCGCACCGTCGCCAGCGTGATCGCACAGTCAGGAATGCGCGTCGCCGAAACCACCGCAGAGGCCCGTCAAACCTGCACAATGTCCTCTGGTTACGCGGGTTCTCGCCAACCCTGGTACATCATGCGCTACACCGCCGGAAGTTTGAACGAGATTCCCAGCCAGCTCAAAAGCAAACTGGCCTCCGGCAAATACCACCAGGCCGTAGTCGGGGCCTGCTCCGTAAACCGCAACGGCCCCTTCACTGCCTACAACATCGCAGTTCTGCTCTACCCGTAA
- a CDS encoding NAD(P)-dependent alcohol dehydrogenase: MYNAKAFSAASATSPLAPTTIARRDPTETDVRIEILFCGICHSDLHQVRNEWSGVMPTVYPCVPGHEIVGRVTKTGSAVTKFKVGDLAAVGCMVDSDGTCPDCREGFEQFCPNMTLTYNFPDKHTGGVTYGGYSDSVVVDQRFVLKVPSNLNLAGVAPLLCAGITTYSPLHHWGVTKGKKVGIVGLGGLGHMGVKFAHALGAHVVLFTTSPGKKDDAIRLGADEVVVSRNADEMAKHAGSFDFILDAVSADHDINALLGLLRRDGNLCLVGAPEKPLAVSAFNLLFGRRSLSGSPIGGIAETQEMLDFCGKHNITADVEVIPIQKVNEAYERLLKSDVKYRFSIDMASLKS; this comes from the coding sequence ATGTACAACGCAAAAGCATTCTCTGCTGCAAGTGCGACATCGCCGCTCGCCCCCACCACGATCGCGCGGCGCGATCCAACCGAAACCGATGTGCGGATTGAGATTCTCTTCTGCGGGATCTGTCACTCCGATCTTCATCAGGTTCGCAACGAGTGGAGCGGCGTTATGCCGACTGTCTACCCCTGCGTGCCGGGTCATGAGATCGTCGGCCGCGTTACCAAGACTGGTTCGGCGGTCACGAAGTTCAAGGTGGGCGATCTTGCCGCGGTCGGCTGCATGGTCGACTCCGACGGGACCTGCCCGGATTGCCGCGAGGGCTTCGAGCAGTTTTGCCCGAACATGACCCTTACCTATAACTTTCCCGACAAGCACACGGGTGGTGTGACCTATGGCGGCTACTCGGACAGCGTGGTGGTGGATCAGCGCTTCGTGCTCAAGGTTCCTTCGAACCTCAATTTGGCCGGAGTCGCGCCTCTGCTCTGCGCGGGCATTACGACCTATTCGCCTCTGCACCACTGGGGCGTGACCAAGGGCAAGAAGGTCGGGATCGTGGGGCTTGGCGGACTAGGCCACATGGGGGTGAAGTTTGCGCACGCGCTGGGAGCGCATGTTGTGCTGTTTACGACGTCGCCGGGCAAGAAGGATGATGCGATCCGCCTAGGCGCGGATGAGGTTGTCGTCTCGCGGAATGCCGATGAGATGGCCAAGCACGCGGGCAGCTTCGACTTTATCCTCGACGCGGTCTCGGCGGACCACGACATCAACGCGTTGCTTGGGCTGCTTCGCCGCGACGGCAACCTGTGCCTGGTCGGCGCTCCGGAGAAGCCACTTGCTGTGTCTGCCTTCAACCTGCTGTTTGGACGCCGCAGCCTCTCGGGTTCGCCGATTGGCGGAATCGCCGAGACCCAGGAGATGCTGGACTTCTGCGGCAAACACAACATCACTGCCGATGTGGAGGTGATTCCGATTCAGAAGGTCAACGAGGCTTATGAAAGACTGCTGAAGTCGGACGTGAAGTATCGCTTCTCGATCGACATGGCCTCCTTGAAATCATAA
- a CDS encoding AraC family transcriptional regulator — protein sequence MSKRFRIPGRLATRLHELGVGASAVLQSAGLAPGLLDQPRIVVTTEELFALWRGVGVNSPNPAIGLELGTETKAEHFDPIALAALSTASFGEAMEQMARYKQLSCPEEIIHEMDDSEWSIQFRWLLADSVEPAVLTDLCFAWVLCIARHGTGTRISPLRLELARQPTHAKIFERHFGCPIVFGAVRNAIIFRSSDAALPFVTSNAELLAMLAPQFDEELKQHKGEESFPERVRAAIQRKLAGRRPKMQEIARELHISSRTLQRRLQDAGYSFQQVLEEARHQLARHYLNNSLLELNETAYLLGYEDSNSFVRAFRMWEGTPPAHWRGAQREKVLPDGRPARAAVTS from the coding sequence ATGAGCAAACGCTTTCGGATTCCCGGCCGGCTGGCAACACGTTTACACGAGTTGGGAGTCGGTGCGTCTGCGGTGCTTCAGAGTGCGGGATTGGCTCCGGGGCTACTCGATCAACCGCGCATCGTCGTAACGACCGAAGAGCTGTTCGCCTTGTGGCGGGGAGTGGGCGTGAATAGCCCGAACCCCGCCATTGGCCTCGAACTTGGCACCGAGACCAAGGCGGAACACTTCGATCCGATTGCGCTTGCGGCTCTCTCTACGGCCAGCTTCGGCGAAGCTATGGAGCAGATGGCCCGCTACAAACAACTCTCGTGTCCTGAGGAGATCATCCACGAGATGGATGACAGCGAGTGGAGCATTCAGTTTCGCTGGCTGCTCGCCGATAGCGTTGAGCCTGCGGTGCTCACCGATCTCTGTTTTGCGTGGGTGCTGTGCATTGCGCGGCATGGGACTGGGACTCGGATCTCTCCGCTGCGGCTTGAGCTTGCGCGCCAGCCGACGCATGCAAAGATCTTTGAGCGGCACTTCGGCTGTCCGATTGTGTTTGGCGCTGTTCGTAATGCGATCATCTTCCGTAGCTCGGATGCGGCTCTGCCGTTTGTGACGAGCAATGCCGAGCTTTTGGCTATGCTTGCACCGCAGTTTGATGAAGAGTTGAAGCAGCATAAGGGCGAGGAGAGTTTCCCTGAGAGGGTCCGGGCTGCGATCCAGAGAAAGCTTGCTGGGAGACGGCCGAAGATGCAGGAGATCGCGCGCGAACTGCACATCAGCTCGCGCACGTTGCAGCGACGGTTGCAGGATGCGGGGTATAGCTTTCAGCAGGTTCTTGAGGAGGCTCGGCATCAGCTGGCGCGGCACTATCTTAATAACTCTCTGCTTGAGCTGAATGAGACTGCTTATCTTCTGGGGTATGAGGACTCGAACTCTTTTGTGCGGGCTTTTCGGATGTGGGAGGGAACTCCTCCTGCGCATTGGCGGGGGGCGCAGAGGGAGAAGGTCCTGCCGGACGGGCGCCCTGCGCGGGCGGCGGTCACTTCGTGA